A genome region from Hippopotamus amphibius kiboko isolate mHipAmp2 chromosome 1, mHipAmp2.hap2, whole genome shotgun sequence includes the following:
- the LOC130845297 gene encoding LOW QUALITY PROTEIN: uncharacterized protein LOC130845297 (The sequence of the model RefSeq protein was modified relative to this genomic sequence to represent the inferred CDS: inserted 2 bases in 1 codon; deleted 7 bases in 4 codons; substituted 5 bases at 5 genomic stop codons) gives MCICFCSVGGQGVXVSAPCPAMQGVGXDFSREGARPGPGPRSSRHPTPHPSFLQGTAKAKPSSGQDYVYWVDPWRKTARQTWGSREKQRQRGSGEVTRQXRGSDHHPISPSLXPPVTESGRELQPWVGRWPFSGAPTRTPMRAELLTSVISPAKARSGHRQPQAAEETPWLRLSHCGPSLNFKCWGLREGSGAESLPPSTFLPFPLSFSCPRELAHLXAXAPWILLPGAFRIQQKHFFFFLESRTQSGMRSGGGKGSL, from the exons ATGTGTATCTGTTTCTGCAGTgtaggggggcagggg gtgtgaGTGTCCGCCCCTTGCCCAGCTatgcagggggtggggtaggACTTTTCCAGAGAGGGAGCCAGGCCTGGCCCTGGCCCCAGGAGCTCAcgtcaccccaccccccacccctcatttCTCCAGGGAACTGCCAAAGCCAAACCCAGCTCAGGACAGGATTATGTGTACTGGGTAGACCCATGGAGAAAGACAGCAAGA CAGACCTGGGgtagcagagagaagcagaggcagagagggagtgGAGAGGTGACCCGGCAGTGAAGGGGCAGTGACCATCACCCTATCTCTCCTTCCCTTTAACCTCCAGTAACAGAGTCAGGCAGAGAGCTGCAGCCTTGGGTGGGACGTTGGCCCTTCTCTGGAGCCCCTACCCGCACCCCCATGAGGGCGGAGTTGCTGACCTCAGTGATCAGCCCAGCCAAGGCAAGGAGCGGCCACCGGCAACCCCAAGCAGCTGAGGAGACCCCGTGGCTCAGGCTCAGCCACTGCGGTCCCTCCCTTAACTTC AAGTGCTGGGGTCTCAGGGAAGGGAGTGGGGCTGAG TCGCTGCCCCCAAGCACATTCCTGCCCTTCCCTCTGTCATTTTCCTGCCCCCGAGAGCTGGCCCACCT GGCATGAGCTCCTTGGATTCTTCTCCCGGGTGCCTTTCGGATccaacagaaacattttttttttttcctggaaagcaGAACTCAGAGCGGCatgaggagtgggggtgggaagggctcATTGTGA
- the ADAMTSL4 gene encoding ADAMTS-like protein 4 isoform X2 has protein sequence METWAGRFGLCLVLLLSLPQICLDQEVLSGHSLQTLPEDSQGPEGVWGPWDQWGSCSQPCGVGVQRRSRTCQLPTAQLHQGLPLPLRPPRHPEALLPRGQGTRPQTSRETLPLYRPPPRGRGGPLRGPASQLGREEAQEIPGARRSRVRDPIKPGMFGYGRVPFALPLHRNRRHPRRPHRSGLSQTSDLPSQTPRTEPSSANHAPPTELPATGPSAHPPPPLAEPPSSEAAQTEVPSRRRTAPTRPHPRAQASGTQPSSLPPPPEEGSSLRTSPQPRRPSSQGWASPRLAERHPSPFLSGPRGRGQQSQEPWRPGGRRHGSLTESAPHHPAGWLPLLGAGPHSSPRWSLFAPRSLVPRCSGESEQLRACSQTPCPPEQPDPRALQCAAFDSQEFMGQLYHWEPFTEVQGSQRCELNCRPRGFRFYVRHTEKVQDGTLCQPGALDICVAGRCLSPGCDGILGSGRRPDGCGVCGGDDSTCRLVSGNLTDRGGPLGYQKILLIPAGASRLRIAQLRPSSNYLALRGPGGRSIINGNWAVDPPGSYTAGGTVFQYNRPPREEGAGESLSAEGPTTQPVDVYMIFQEENPGVFYQYVISSLPPNLENPTPEPRIPQLQPEILRVEPPPASAPRPARTPGTLQRQVRIPQVPAPPHPRTPLGSPTGYWKRVGHSECSASCGKGVWRPVFLCISRESGEELDERSCAAGARPPASQEPCHGPPCPPYWEAGEWTSCSRSCGPGSQHRQLHCRQEFGGGGSSVPPERCGHLPRPNITQPCQLRLCGHWEVRSPWSQCSVRCGRGQRSRQVRCVGNHGDEVSEQECASGPPRPPSREACDMGPCITAWFHSDWSSKCSAECGTGIQRRSVVCLGSGETHGVGPEEAGAGASEQTCAPGSRPPDMRACSLGPCEVTWCWYTGPWAECSSECGSGTQRRDIICVSKLGTEFNVTSPSNCSHLPRPPALQPCQGQDCQDRWFSTPWSPCSRSCQGGVQTREVQCLTANQTLSIRCPPHLRPSRRRSCNSQPCSQRPDDQCKDSSPHCPLVVQARLCVYPYYTATCCRSCAHALERSPPEPA, from the exons ATGGAGACGTGGGCGGGCAG GTTCGGGTTGTGTCTGGTGCTGCTTCTGTCTCTCCCTCAAATCTGCCTGGATCAGGAG GTGTTGTCTGGACACTCTCTTCAGACACTCCCCGAGGACAGCCAGGGCCCCGAGGGTGTCTGGGGTCCTTGGGACCAGTGGGGTTCTTGCTCCCAGCCCTGCGGGGTCGGGGTGCAGCGCAGGAGTCGGACTTGTCAGCTGCCTACAGCTCAACTCCACCAGGGCCTGCCCCTCCCACTCCGGCCCCCAAGACATCCAGAAGCCCTGCTCCCCCGGGGTCAAGGCACCAGACCTCAGACTTCTCGAGAAACCCTTCCCCTGTACCGGCCACCGCCTCGGGGAAGAGGTGGCCCCCTTCGAGGTCCAGCTTCTcaactggggagagaggaggcccagGAGATTCCAGGAGccaggag GTCCCGCGTTCGAGACCCCATCAAGCCAGGAATGTTTGGTTATGGGAGAGTGCCCTTTGCTTTGCCGCTCCATCGGAACCGCAGGCACCCTCGGAGGCCACACAGATCTGGGCTCTCGCAGACCTCAGATCTTCCATCCCAGACTCCAAGAACAGAGCCATCTTCCGCAAACCACGCGCCGCCCACTGAACTCCCCGCTACAGGACcatctgcccaccccccaccgcccctaGCAGAGCCCCCAAGCTCTGAAGCTGCTCAGACAGAGGTGCCCTCTAGAAGGAGGACTGCCCCCACAcggccccaccccagagcccaggcctctGGCACACAGCCCTCCtcgcttcccccacccccagaagaaGGTAGCTCCCTTCGCACGTCCCCTCAGCCGCGAAGGCCAAGTTCCCAGGGTTGGGCCAGTCCCCGGCTGGCAGAGAGACACCCTAGTCCTTTCCTTTCTGGCCCTCGGGGCCGAGGCCAGCAGAGCCAGGAGCCCTGGAGGCCTGGGGGGCGTCGTCACGGGTCCCTCACGGAGTCTGCCCCGCACCACCCAGCTGGCTGGCTGCCTCTGCTGGGTGCTggcccccactccagcccccgCTGGAGCCTCTTTGCTCCCCGTAGCCTTGTCCCAAGATGTTCTGGGGAGAGTGAGCAGCTGAGAGCCTGCAGCCAAACG CCCTGCCCCCCTGAGCAGCCAGACCCCCGGGCCCTGCAGTGCGCAGCCTTTGACTCGCAGGAGTTCATGGGCCAGCTGTACCACTGGGAGCCCTTCACAGAAG TTCAGGGTTCCCAGCGCTGCGAACTGAACTGCCGTCCCCGTGGCTTCCGCTTCTACGTCCGTCACACGGAAAAGGTCCAGGATGGGACCCTGTGTCAGCCTGGAGCTCTAGACATCTGCGTGGCTGGACGCTGTCTG AGCCCTGGCTGTGATGGGATCCTCGGCTCTGGCAGGCGTCCAGATGGCTGTGGAGTCTGTGGGGGTGATGATTCTACCTGCCGCCTCGTCTCGGGGAACCTTACGGACCGGGGGGGCCCTCTGGGCTATCAGAAGATCCTGTTGATTCCTGCTGGAGCCTCCCGGCTCCGGATCGCCCAGCTCCGGCCCAGCTCCAACTACCTTG CGCTTCGTGGCCCTGGGGGCCGGTCCATCATTAATGGAAACTGGGCTGTGGATCCTCCTGGGTCCTACACTGCCGGCGGGACTGTTTTCCAGTACAACCGTCCTCCTCGAGAGGAGGGCGCGGGGGAGAGTCTGTCCGCGGAAGGCCCCACGACCCAGCCTGTGGATGTCTAC atGATCTTTCAGGAGGAAAACCCAGGTGTTTTTTATCAGTATGTCATCTCTTCACTTCCTCCAAACCTTGAGAACCCCACCCCAGAGCCCCGAATCCCGCAGCTCCAGCCTG AGATTTTAAGGGTAGAGCCCCCACCTGCTTCAGCACCCCGGCCCGCCCGCACCCCAGGCACCCTCCAGCGTCAGGTGCGGATCCCCCAGGTGCCTGCCCCGCCCCATCCCAGGACACCCCTGGGGTCTCCAACCGGATACTGGAAACGGGTGGGACACTCTGAGTGCTCGGCATCCTGTGGAAAAG GTGTTTGGCGCCCCGTCTTCCTCTGCATTTCTCGTGAGTCCGGAGAGGAACTGGATGAACGCAGCTGTGCCGCGGGCGCCaggcccccagcctcccaggagcCCTGCCACGGCCCCCCGTGCCCACCGTA CTGGGAGGCTGGCGAGTGGACGTCCTGCAGCCGCTCCTGTGGCCCCGGCAGCCAGCACCGTCAGCTACACTGCCGGCAGGAGTTTGGGGGCGGCGGCTCCTCAGTGCCCCCGGAGCGCTGTGGACACCTGCCCCGGCCCAACATCACCCAGCCCTGCCAGCTGCGCCTCTGCGGCCACTGGGAGGTCCGCTCCCCTTGGAGCCAG TGCTCTGTGCGGTGCGGGCGCGGCCAGAGGAGCCGGCAGGTCCGCTGTGTCGGCAACCACGGCGATGAAGTGAGCGAGCAGGAGTGTGCCTCgggccccccgcggccccccagCAGAGAGGCCTGTGACATGGGGCCCTGCATCACAGCCTGGTTCCACAGTGACTGGAGCTCCAAG TGCTCAGCCGAGTGTGGGACGGGAATCCAGCGACGTTCTGTTGTCTGCCTCGGGAGTGGGGAGACCCATGGGGTGGGCCCGGAGGAAGCAGGGGCAGGAGCCAGTGAGCAGACCTGTGCACCAGGAAGCCGCCCCCCTGACATGCGTGCCTGCAGCTTGGGGCCCTGTGAGGTGACTTGGTGCTGGTACACGgggccctgggctgag TGCTCCTCAGAATGTGGCTCTGGCACGCAGCGTAGAGACATCATCTGTGTGTCCAAACTGGGGACTGAGTTCAACGTGACTTCTCCTAGCAACTGTTCCCACctgcccaggccccctgccctaCAGCCCTGTCAGGGACAGGACTGCCAGGACCGATGGTTTTCTACACCCTGGAGTCCG TGTTCTCGCTCCTGCCAGGGGGGCGTGCAGACAAGGGAGGTCCAGTGCCTGACCGCCAACCAGACTCTCAGCATCCGATGCCCTCCTCACCTGCGGCCCTCTAGGCGACGATCCTGTAACAGCCAGCCCTGCAGCCAGCGCCCTG ATGATCAATGCAAGGACAGCTCTCCACACTGCCCCCTGGTGGTGCAGGCCCGGCTCTGCGTCTATCCCTACTACACAGCCACCTGTTGCCGCTCTTGCGCCCATGCCCTGGAGCGGTCTCCCCCGGAGCCCGCCTGA
- the MCL1 gene encoding induced myeloid leukemia cell differentiation protein Mcl-1, with protein MFGFQRNAVIGLNLYCGGAGLGAGSGRGASAPGGRLLAAGKEAPARREGGGGEAGAVIGGSAGPSPPATLAPDARRVARPSPIGAEGPDVTATPARLPFFARHRLLSPPEEMESPASGAIMSPEEELDGCEPEPLGKRPAVLPLLGLVGEASNSPGTDGSLPSTPPPAEEEEDELYRQSLEIISQYLREQATGAKDAKPLGGSGAASRKALETLRRVGDGVQRNHETAFQGMLRKLDIKNEDDVKSLSRVMVHVFSDGVTNWGRIVTLISFGAFVAKHLKSINQESCIEPLAESITDVLVRTKRDWLVKQRGWDGFVDFFHVEDLEGGIRNVLLAFAGVAGVGAGLAYLIR; from the exons ATGTTCGGCTTCCAGAGAAACGCAGTAATCGGACTCAACCTCTACTGTGGGGGGGCCGGACTGGGAGCGGGCAGCGGCCGCGGCGCCTCGGCGCCGGGGGGGCGGCTTTTGGCTGCGGGGAAGGAGGCCCCCGCCCGgcgagagggagggggaggggaagcgggCGCGGTGATTGGCGGAAGCGCCGGGCCGAGCCCCCCGGCCACTCTCGCGCCCGACGCCCGGAGGGTCGCGCGGCCTTCGCCTATTGGCGCCGAGGGCCCCGACGTCACCGCGACCCCCGCCAGGCTGCCGTTCTTCGCGCGCCACCGCCTCTTGTCGCCGCCTGAAGAGATGGAATCCCCGGCCTCGGGCGCCATTATGTCGCCCGAAGAGGAGCTGGACGGGTGCGAGCCGGAACCTCTGGGAAAGCGGCCGGCCGTCCTGCCTCTGCTGGGGTTGGTGGGGGAGGCCAGTAACAGCCCCGGCACGGACGGCTCCCTCCCCTCCACGCCGCCcccagcagaggaggaggaggacgagttGTACCGGCAGTCCCTGGAGATTATCTCTCAGTACCTCCGGGAGCAGGCAACCGGCGCCAAGGACGCGAAGCCGCTGGGCGGGTCGGGGGCCGCCAGCCGGAAGGCGTTAGAGACCCTGCGACGGGTCGGCGACGGGGTGCAGCGCAACCACGAGACGGCCTTCCAAG gcATGCTTCGGAAACTGGACATCAAAAACGAAGACGATGTCAAATCTTTATCTCGAGTGATGGTCCATGTTTTCAGTGACGGAGTAACAAACTGGGGCAGGATTGTGACCCTTATTTCTTTTGGTGCCTTTGTGGCCAAGCACTTGAAGAGTATAAACCAAGAAAGCTGCATCGAACCATTAGCAGAAAGCATCACAGATGTTCTCGTAAGGACGAAACGAGACTGGCTAGTCAAACAAAGAGGCTGG gatgGGTTTGTGGACTTCTTCCATGTAGAGGACCTAGAAGGCGGCATCAGAAATGTGCTGCTGGCTTTTGCAGGTGTTGCTGGAGTAGGAGCTGGTTTGGCATATCTAATAAGATAG
- the ADAMTSL4 gene encoding ADAMTS-like protein 4 isoform X1 has product MNNFSFLRRWFGLCLVLLLSLPQICLDQEVLSGHSLQTLPEDSQGPEGVWGPWDQWGSCSQPCGVGVQRRSRTCQLPTAQLHQGLPLPLRPPRHPEALLPRGQGTRPQTSRETLPLYRPPPRGRGGPLRGPASQLGREEAQEIPGARRSRVRDPIKPGMFGYGRVPFALPLHRNRRHPRRPHRSGLSQTSDLPSQTPRTEPSSANHAPPTELPATGPSAHPPPPLAEPPSSEAAQTEVPSRRRTAPTRPHPRAQASGTQPSSLPPPPEEGSSLRTSPQPRRPSSQGWASPRLAERHPSPFLSGPRGRGQQSQEPWRPGGRRHGSLTESAPHHPAGWLPLLGAGPHSSPRWSLFAPRSLVPRCSGESEQLRACSQTPCPPEQPDPRALQCAAFDSQEFMGQLYHWEPFTEVQGSQRCELNCRPRGFRFYVRHTEKVQDGTLCQPGALDICVAGRCLSPGCDGILGSGRRPDGCGVCGGDDSTCRLVSGNLTDRGGPLGYQKILLIPAGASRLRIAQLRPSSNYLALRGPGGRSIINGNWAVDPPGSYTAGGTVFQYNRPPREEGAGESLSAEGPTTQPVDVYMIFQEENPGVFYQYVISSLPPNLENPTPEPRIPQLQPEILRVEPPPASAPRPARTPGTLQRQVRIPQVPAPPHPRTPLGSPTGYWKRVGHSECSASCGKGVWRPVFLCISRESGEELDERSCAAGARPPASQEPCHGPPCPPYWEAGEWTSCSRSCGPGSQHRQLHCRQEFGGGGSSVPPERCGHLPRPNITQPCQLRLCGHWEVRSPWSQCSVRCGRGQRSRQVRCVGNHGDEVSEQECASGPPRPPSREACDMGPCITAWFHSDWSSKCSAECGTGIQRRSVVCLGSGETHGVGPEEAGAGASEQTCAPGSRPPDMRACSLGPCEVTWCWYTGPWAECSSECGSGTQRRDIICVSKLGTEFNVTSPSNCSHLPRPPALQPCQGQDCQDRWFSTPWSPCSRSCQGGVQTREVQCLTANQTLSIRCPPHLRPSRRRSCNSQPCSQRPDDQCKDSSPHCPLVVQARLCVYPYYTATCCRSCAHALERSPPEPA; this is encoded by the exons ATGAATAACTTCTCGTTTCTGAGACGTTG GTTCGGGTTGTGTCTGGTGCTGCTTCTGTCTCTCCCTCAAATCTGCCTGGATCAGGAG GTGTTGTCTGGACACTCTCTTCAGACACTCCCCGAGGACAGCCAGGGCCCCGAGGGTGTCTGGGGTCCTTGGGACCAGTGGGGTTCTTGCTCCCAGCCCTGCGGGGTCGGGGTGCAGCGCAGGAGTCGGACTTGTCAGCTGCCTACAGCTCAACTCCACCAGGGCCTGCCCCTCCCACTCCGGCCCCCAAGACATCCAGAAGCCCTGCTCCCCCGGGGTCAAGGCACCAGACCTCAGACTTCTCGAGAAACCCTTCCCCTGTACCGGCCACCGCCTCGGGGAAGAGGTGGCCCCCTTCGAGGTCCAGCTTCTcaactggggagagaggaggcccagGAGATTCCAGGAGccaggag GTCCCGCGTTCGAGACCCCATCAAGCCAGGAATGTTTGGTTATGGGAGAGTGCCCTTTGCTTTGCCGCTCCATCGGAACCGCAGGCACCCTCGGAGGCCACACAGATCTGGGCTCTCGCAGACCTCAGATCTTCCATCCCAGACTCCAAGAACAGAGCCATCTTCCGCAAACCACGCGCCGCCCACTGAACTCCCCGCTACAGGACcatctgcccaccccccaccgcccctaGCAGAGCCCCCAAGCTCTGAAGCTGCTCAGACAGAGGTGCCCTCTAGAAGGAGGACTGCCCCCACAcggccccaccccagagcccaggcctctGGCACACAGCCCTCCtcgcttcccccacccccagaagaaGGTAGCTCCCTTCGCACGTCCCCTCAGCCGCGAAGGCCAAGTTCCCAGGGTTGGGCCAGTCCCCGGCTGGCAGAGAGACACCCTAGTCCTTTCCTTTCTGGCCCTCGGGGCCGAGGCCAGCAGAGCCAGGAGCCCTGGAGGCCTGGGGGGCGTCGTCACGGGTCCCTCACGGAGTCTGCCCCGCACCACCCAGCTGGCTGGCTGCCTCTGCTGGGTGCTggcccccactccagcccccgCTGGAGCCTCTTTGCTCCCCGTAGCCTTGTCCCAAGATGTTCTGGGGAGAGTGAGCAGCTGAGAGCCTGCAGCCAAACG CCCTGCCCCCCTGAGCAGCCAGACCCCCGGGCCCTGCAGTGCGCAGCCTTTGACTCGCAGGAGTTCATGGGCCAGCTGTACCACTGGGAGCCCTTCACAGAAG TTCAGGGTTCCCAGCGCTGCGAACTGAACTGCCGTCCCCGTGGCTTCCGCTTCTACGTCCGTCACACGGAAAAGGTCCAGGATGGGACCCTGTGTCAGCCTGGAGCTCTAGACATCTGCGTGGCTGGACGCTGTCTG AGCCCTGGCTGTGATGGGATCCTCGGCTCTGGCAGGCGTCCAGATGGCTGTGGAGTCTGTGGGGGTGATGATTCTACCTGCCGCCTCGTCTCGGGGAACCTTACGGACCGGGGGGGCCCTCTGGGCTATCAGAAGATCCTGTTGATTCCTGCTGGAGCCTCCCGGCTCCGGATCGCCCAGCTCCGGCCCAGCTCCAACTACCTTG CGCTTCGTGGCCCTGGGGGCCGGTCCATCATTAATGGAAACTGGGCTGTGGATCCTCCTGGGTCCTACACTGCCGGCGGGACTGTTTTCCAGTACAACCGTCCTCCTCGAGAGGAGGGCGCGGGGGAGAGTCTGTCCGCGGAAGGCCCCACGACCCAGCCTGTGGATGTCTAC atGATCTTTCAGGAGGAAAACCCAGGTGTTTTTTATCAGTATGTCATCTCTTCACTTCCTCCAAACCTTGAGAACCCCACCCCAGAGCCCCGAATCCCGCAGCTCCAGCCTG AGATTTTAAGGGTAGAGCCCCCACCTGCTTCAGCACCCCGGCCCGCCCGCACCCCAGGCACCCTCCAGCGTCAGGTGCGGATCCCCCAGGTGCCTGCCCCGCCCCATCCCAGGACACCCCTGGGGTCTCCAACCGGATACTGGAAACGGGTGGGACACTCTGAGTGCTCGGCATCCTGTGGAAAAG GTGTTTGGCGCCCCGTCTTCCTCTGCATTTCTCGTGAGTCCGGAGAGGAACTGGATGAACGCAGCTGTGCCGCGGGCGCCaggcccccagcctcccaggagcCCTGCCACGGCCCCCCGTGCCCACCGTA CTGGGAGGCTGGCGAGTGGACGTCCTGCAGCCGCTCCTGTGGCCCCGGCAGCCAGCACCGTCAGCTACACTGCCGGCAGGAGTTTGGGGGCGGCGGCTCCTCAGTGCCCCCGGAGCGCTGTGGACACCTGCCCCGGCCCAACATCACCCAGCCCTGCCAGCTGCGCCTCTGCGGCCACTGGGAGGTCCGCTCCCCTTGGAGCCAG TGCTCTGTGCGGTGCGGGCGCGGCCAGAGGAGCCGGCAGGTCCGCTGTGTCGGCAACCACGGCGATGAAGTGAGCGAGCAGGAGTGTGCCTCgggccccccgcggccccccagCAGAGAGGCCTGTGACATGGGGCCCTGCATCACAGCCTGGTTCCACAGTGACTGGAGCTCCAAG TGCTCAGCCGAGTGTGGGACGGGAATCCAGCGACGTTCTGTTGTCTGCCTCGGGAGTGGGGAGACCCATGGGGTGGGCCCGGAGGAAGCAGGGGCAGGAGCCAGTGAGCAGACCTGTGCACCAGGAAGCCGCCCCCCTGACATGCGTGCCTGCAGCTTGGGGCCCTGTGAGGTGACTTGGTGCTGGTACACGgggccctgggctgag TGCTCCTCAGAATGTGGCTCTGGCACGCAGCGTAGAGACATCATCTGTGTGTCCAAACTGGGGACTGAGTTCAACGTGACTTCTCCTAGCAACTGTTCCCACctgcccaggccccctgccctaCAGCCCTGTCAGGGACAGGACTGCCAGGACCGATGGTTTTCTACACCCTGGAGTCCG TGTTCTCGCTCCTGCCAGGGGGGCGTGCAGACAAGGGAGGTCCAGTGCCTGACCGCCAACCAGACTCTCAGCATCCGATGCCCTCCTCACCTGCGGCCCTCTAGGCGACGATCCTGTAACAGCCAGCCCTGCAGCCAGCGCCCTG ATGATCAATGCAAGGACAGCTCTCCACACTGCCCCCTGGTGGTGCAGGCCCGGCTCTGCGTCTATCCCTACTACACAGCCACCTGTTGCCGCTCTTGCGCCCATGCCCTGGAGCGGTCTCCCCCGGAGCCCGCCTGA